A region from the Mycolicibacterium phlei genome encodes:
- a CDS encoding MFS transporter: MSSDREGDCTTVAGKPRLPRDVWVLVGANVVVALGYGVVAPVLPQFARHFGVSVSAATFVITAFAVMRLVGAPPAGLLVQRLGERWVYISGLLIVAVSTGACAFAETYWQLLVYRSLGGIGSAMFTVSSLGLMIRISPEDARGRVAGLFSSGFMIGSVGGPVLGSLTAGLGLSAPFLIYGAALTVAATVVLVSLRNSPVAGKADGEEGSPVPFRAVARNGAYRAALFSNFATGWASFGLRIALVPLFVVEVLGRSPGAAGLALTAFAVGNIAVVIPSGYLSDRLGRRKLVIFGLTLAAVSTALVGFTTSLPLFLVSAVVAGAATGIFVSPQQAAVADVVGSKSRGGTAVATFQMMADFGSIGGSLLVGLIAEYTSFGWSFLVSGVILALAAVGWLFAPETRPAQSTEHTPARPLGPEAGGEVP; this comes from the coding sequence GTGAGCTCTGACCGGGAGGGCGACTGTACGACGGTCGCCGGTAAACCGCGGCTGCCCCGGGACGTCTGGGTCCTCGTCGGCGCGAACGTGGTGGTGGCGCTGGGATACGGCGTGGTCGCGCCGGTGCTGCCGCAGTTCGCCCGGCATTTCGGGGTGAGCGTCAGCGCCGCGACGTTCGTGATCACCGCGTTCGCCGTCATGCGTCTGGTGGGCGCGCCGCCCGCGGGGCTGCTGGTGCAGCGGCTGGGGGAGCGCTGGGTCTACATCAGCGGGCTGCTGATCGTCGCGGTGTCGACCGGGGCGTGCGCGTTCGCCGAGACGTACTGGCAGCTGCTGGTTTACCGCTCGCTGGGCGGGATCGGGTCGGCGATGTTCACGGTGTCGTCGCTGGGCCTGATGATCCGGATCTCACCGGAGGACGCGCGGGGCCGGGTGGCCGGGCTGTTCTCGTCGGGCTTCATGATCGGGTCGGTCGGCGGGCCGGTGCTGGGCAGTCTGACCGCGGGGCTGGGGTTGTCGGCGCCGTTCCTGATCTACGGGGCGGCGCTGACGGTGGCGGCCACGGTGGTGTTGGTCAGCCTGCGGAACTCGCCGGTGGCGGGGAAGGCGGACGGCGAAGAAGGCAGCCCGGTGCCGTTCCGGGCGGTGGCGCGCAACGGGGCGTACCGGGCGGCGCTGTTCTCGAACTTCGCGACGGGGTGGGCGTCGTTCGGGCTGAGGATCGCGCTGGTACCGCTGTTCGTGGTGGAGGTGCTGGGACGCTCGCCGGGGGCGGCGGGGCTGGCGCTGACGGCGTTCGCGGTGGGCAACATCGCGGTGGTCATCCCGAGCGGGTACCTGTCGGATCGGCTGGGCCGGCGCAAACTGGTGATCTTCGGGCTGACGTTGGCGGCGGTGTCGACGGCGCTTGTGGGATTCACCACGTCGCTGCCGCTGTTTCTGGTGTCGGCTGTGGTGGCGGGTGCCGCGACTGGGATCTTCGTCTCACCTCAGCAGGCGGCGGTGGCAGATGTGGTGGGCAGCAAGTCGCGGGGCGGGACAGCCGTCGCGACCTTCCAGATGATGGCTGACTTCGGTTCGATCGGCGGTTCGCTGCTGGTCGGGCTCATCGCGGAGTACACGTCGTTCGGCTGGTCTTTCCTGGTCAGCGGGGTGATCCTGGCGCTGGCGGCGGTCGGGTGGCTGTTCGCCCCGGAGACCCGGCCTGCCCAGTCGACCGAGCACACACCCGCGCGCCCCCTCGGCCCGGAGGCTGGCGGGGAGGTGCCGTAG